A window of the Sphaerobacter thermophilus DSM 20745 genome harbors these coding sequences:
- a CDS encoding CorA family divalent cation transporter, whose translation MSTPSPNDAYAPTAWLLDGRGGARRLNAHELTAWRPSDGVLWICLADSSERDHAWLEADSGLDSDQRAAFLRSRTWSRVLLSGREQVLLLMRVPVSGAAPGHSSVLRFWIEPTRIITMAASARPELRHIQDDLAAGRGPRSVDDLLRSR comes from the coding sequence GTGAGCACACCCTCTCCCAACGACGCATACGCCCCGACGGCGTGGCTGCTTGACGGACGCGGTGGGGCACGCCGCCTGAACGCCCATGAGTTGACTGCGTGGCGCCCGTCGGACGGCGTGCTGTGGATCTGTCTCGCTGACTCCAGCGAGCGCGACCACGCATGGCTTGAGGCCGACAGCGGCCTGGATTCGGACCAGCGAGCGGCGTTCCTGCGCAGCCGGACGTGGTCTCGCGTCTTGCTCTCCGGCCGGGAGCAGGTTCTCCTCCTGATGCGCGTGCCCGTCTCGGGCGCGGCGCCCGGACACAGCTCGGTGCTTCGTTTCTGGATCGAGCCGACGCGCATCATCACCATGGCCGCGTCAGCCCGACCGGAACTGCGGCACATTCAGGACGACCTTGCGGCCGGCCGTGGGCCGCGAAGCGTCGATGATCTCCTGCGCTCGCGGTGA
- the murB gene encoding UDP-N-acetylmuramate dehydrogenase → MQVLRDVALSELLWYRIGGTARYLLEARGRDDLCRAVEWVAAQRPDRVFVIGLGSNLVFPDGYFDGAVIRVVRDDGGSLCHLGDGRIEGYGGEVLDRVIRFAFDEGLVGLEWAGGLPGTLGAAVRGNVGAFGGEMTDCLESAEVVALGEPGDAVRTLSHADLAFAYRDSYVKRAGNLIVLSATLALEPADPARLASARETYEANVRYRHSRHPMELPNCGSVFKNIHRREQVERVLAVWPDIEERVRNDWHGKVSMGYIISRLGLAGYQVGRARVSEKHNNFIVNLGGARAADVRAIIARIQAAVEATFGFVPEVEIELID, encoded by the coding sequence ATGCAAGTCCTGCGCGACGTGGCGCTGTCGGAGTTGCTCTGGTATCGGATCGGCGGGACGGCCCGCTATCTGCTGGAAGCGCGCGGGCGGGACGACCTGTGCCGTGCCGTCGAGTGGGTTGCCGCCCAGCGCCCGGATCGCGTCTTCGTGATCGGGCTGGGATCGAATCTCGTCTTCCCCGATGGCTACTTCGACGGCGCGGTGATCCGGGTCGTGCGCGACGACGGCGGGTCGCTCTGCCACCTGGGTGACGGTCGGATCGAAGGCTACGGCGGCGAGGTGCTCGACCGCGTGATCCGCTTCGCCTTCGATGAGGGGCTGGTGGGCCTGGAATGGGCAGGGGGCCTGCCCGGCACGCTCGGTGCCGCGGTCCGGGGCAACGTCGGGGCCTTCGGCGGGGAGATGACCGACTGCCTCGAATCGGCCGAAGTCGTCGCCCTCGGCGAGCCGGGGGACGCGGTCCGCACGTTGTCCCACGCCGATCTCGCGTTCGCGTACCGGGACAGCTACGTCAAACGTGCCGGCAACTTGATCGTTCTCTCCGCCACCCTGGCGCTCGAACCGGCCGACCCCGCGCGCCTCGCCTCGGCGCGGGAAACGTATGAAGCGAATGTCCGGTACCGCCACAGCCGGCATCCGATGGAGCTGCCGAACTGCGGCTCGGTCTTCAAGAACATCCACCGGCGAGAGCAGGTGGAGCGGGTGCTGGCGGTCTGGCCCGATATCGAGGAGCGCGTGCGGAACGACTGGCACGGCAAGGTGTCGATGGGCTACATCATCTCCCGGCTCGGTTTGGCCGGCTACCAGGTCGGGCGAGCGCGCGTCTCTGAGAAGCACAACAACTTCATCGTGAACCTCGGTGGCGCCCGTGCCGCTGACGTCCGCGCGATCATCGCGCGCATCCAGGCGGCGGTCGAAGCCACCTTCGGCTTTGTTCCCGAGGTAGAGATCGAACTGATTGACTGA
- a CDS encoding aminotransferase class V-fold PLP-dependent enzyme → MSAVEDQAKSAMIREAMPATLQYAYLNTGTFGPLPRVAIEAMQAHQADELNSGRILRDGYIRAAETKDRARAALARLFNCSPANIALTRHTTDGMNIGIFGLNWRSGDELIISDLEHPGGQLPAYNVARRFGVTLRVARLGNGSGDVVGRIERLVTPRTRMIVISHLTWGTGAVLPLADIVEMAHRHHILVVVDAAQSAGSVPIDLPATGVDVYAFPGQKWLCGPEGTGGVYVSDEALDVIQPTIMGYASMGGPMDHHGGYFIPAPGARRYEVGGANAPQIMGMATSVEFILDTVGLDWAYRRIAQLGRYAWDRLAAIDGVNVITPKECMAGLVSFTVDGIEPPDVVERLAEYGVIIRHLNTPTCARVSTGFYNNEEDIDRLAAALEEIRRAE, encoded by the coding sequence GTGAGTGCGGTCGAAGATCAGGCCAAGAGCGCGATGATCCGTGAGGCAATGCCGGCAACCTTGCAGTACGCCTATCTCAACACCGGGACGTTCGGCCCACTGCCGCGCGTCGCGATCGAGGCAATGCAGGCGCACCAGGCGGATGAACTGAACAGCGGTCGTATCCTCCGCGACGGGTACATCCGCGCGGCGGAGACGAAGGACCGCGCCCGCGCTGCTCTGGCCCGCCTCTTCAACTGTTCACCCGCCAACATTGCCCTCACGCGGCACACTACCGACGGGATGAACATCGGCATCTTCGGACTGAACTGGCGGTCCGGCGATGAGCTGATCATCAGCGACCTCGAGCATCCCGGCGGCCAACTCCCGGCCTACAACGTCGCGCGGCGCTTCGGCGTCACACTTCGCGTGGCCCGGCTGGGCAACGGCAGTGGCGATGTGGTCGGCAGGATCGAGCGGCTCGTCACCCCGCGCACCCGCATGATCGTCATCTCGCATCTCACCTGGGGGACGGGCGCGGTGTTGCCGCTCGCGGACATCGTGGAGATGGCGCACCGGCACCACATCCTCGTCGTCGTGGATGCCGCGCAGTCGGCCGGGTCGGTACCGATCGACCTGCCCGCGACCGGCGTCGACGTCTACGCCTTCCCCGGCCAGAAGTGGCTCTGTGGCCCGGAGGGAACTGGCGGTGTCTACGTCTCCGACGAGGCGCTCGACGTGATCCAGCCCACGATCATGGGCTACGCATCGATGGGCGGCCCGATGGACCACCACGGTGGGTATTTCATCCCGGCTCCCGGTGCACGCCGCTACGAGGTGGGCGGGGCGAACGCTCCGCAGATCATGGGGATGGCGACGAGCGTCGAATTCATCCTGGACACAGTCGGCCTCGACTGGGCCTACCGCCGCATCGCCCAGCTCGGCCGGTACGCCTGGGACCGCCTGGCCGCGATCGACGGGGTCAACGTCATCACTCCGAAGGAGTGCATGGCCGGACTCGTGAGCTTCACCGTTGACGGTATTGAGCCACCCGATGTCGTCGAACGACTCGCGGAGTATGGCGTCATCATCCGTCACCTGAACACGCCGACCTGCGCGCGAGTCTCCACCGGCTTCTACAACAATGAGGAGGACATTGACCGGCTCGCCGCCGCGCTTGAGGAGATCCGGCGGGCCGAATAG
- a CDS encoding amidohydrolase gives MQTGDQHAGMGAPHSDRSTGGDVVLVNGHVMTGSGSPSAATAVAVRGGRIVAVGQDADVREWMGRGVEVIDLRGRTITPGFNDAHCHPMYLGFGLQQVDAATPPNRSIADIVARVAERVRSVPPGTWVRARGYDQARLAEQRHPTRHDLDPVSPEHPVLVVRACGHIGVANSRALALAGIDRNTPDPEGGTIDRDAHGEPTGVVREAALTLVQQAIGAPTREQIADALRAAGRQFLSEGITSVAEAGIRTSDEMGAYLDLAQAGELPVRTYLMMMIDETLGPLSDLGLRTGFGDAWLRIGPAKIFLDGSIGGRTARMSQPYEGEDDNIGLWMQDPQVMKEKIKAAHRAGFQCCAHAIGDAAIELLVMAFEEALAEQPRPNHRHRIEHSSILRPDLIDRIQRLGAIPVPGTTFLWAFHKAYVQNLGMDRIRYAYAMRTFFDRGIIAPASSDAPVDPTNPMIGIQTMVTRRSEEGVEIWPEERITLEEAIRAYTYNGAYASFEEDIKGTIEVGKLADLAVLETDLRTVPPENLAQVRVDLTIVEGRIVYDRGAAV, from the coding sequence ATGCAGACTGGCGATCAGCACGCTGGTATGGGTGCGCCCCACTCTGACCGATCCACCGGCGGCGATGTCGTGCTCGTCAACGGCCACGTCATGACCGGCTCGGGTTCGCCGAGTGCCGCCACGGCCGTGGCGGTCCGTGGTGGGCGCATCGTCGCGGTCGGCCAGGATGCCGACGTCCGCGAGTGGATGGGCCGGGGCGTCGAGGTGATCGACCTCCGCGGCCGCACGATCACCCCGGGCTTCAACGACGCCCACTGTCACCCGATGTACCTCGGCTTCGGGCTCCAGCAGGTGGACGCGGCCACCCCGCCGAACCGGTCGATCGCGGACATCGTCGCGCGAGTGGCTGAGCGGGTGCGGTCGGTCCCGCCGGGCACCTGGGTGCGCGCCCGCGGCTACGATCAGGCCCGATTGGCGGAACAGCGCCACCCCACCCGGCACGACCTCGACCCGGTGTCACCCGAGCACCCGGTCCTCGTCGTCCGCGCCTGCGGGCATATCGGCGTGGCCAACAGCCGGGCGCTGGCCCTGGCCGGCATCGACCGCAACACGCCGGACCCGGAGGGCGGCACGATCGACCGCGACGCCCACGGTGAGCCGACCGGTGTCGTGCGTGAGGCGGCCCTGACTCTGGTGCAGCAGGCGATCGGGGCCCCGACCCGTGAGCAGATCGCCGACGCCCTGCGCGCGGCCGGGCGCCAGTTCCTCTCCGAGGGCATCACCAGCGTGGCCGAGGCCGGCATCCGCACCAGTGACGAGATGGGCGCCTACCTCGACCTGGCCCAGGCCGGCGAATTGCCGGTGCGGACGTATCTCATGATGATGATCGACGAGACGCTCGGCCCGCTGTCCGACCTTGGGCTGCGCACCGGCTTTGGCGACGCGTGGCTCCGGATCGGTCCGGCCAAGATCTTCCTCGACGGGAGCATCGGCGGGCGCACCGCCCGCATGTCCCAGCCCTACGAGGGGGAGGACGACAACATCGGCCTCTGGATGCAGGACCCGCAGGTGATGAAGGAGAAGATCAAGGCGGCGCACCGGGCCGGCTTCCAGTGTTGCGCCCATGCCATCGGCGACGCCGCCATCGAACTGCTCGTCATGGCGTTTGAAGAGGCGCTGGCGGAGCAACCCCGCCCCAACCACCGCCATCGCATCGAGCACAGCAGCATCCTGCGGCCGGACCTGATCGACCGCATCCAGCGACTTGGGGCGATCCCGGTGCCTGGCACGACCTTCCTCTGGGCGTTCCACAAGGCCTACGTCCAGAACCTCGGCATGGACCGCATCCGCTACGCGTACGCCATGCGCACCTTCTTCGACCGTGGCATCATCGCGCCCGCCAGCAGCGACGCGCCGGTGGACCCGACCAATCCGATGATCGGGATCCAGACCATGGTCACCCGCCGCAGCGAGGAAGGGGTCGAGATCTGGCCGGAGGAGCGCATCACGCTGGAGGAAGCGATCCGCGCCTACACCTACAACGGCGCCTACGCCTCGTTTGAGGAGGACATCAAGGGGACCATCGAGGTCGGGAAGCTCGCGGACCTGGCCGTCCTCGAAACCGACCTTCGCACGGTCCCTCCCGAAAACCTGGCTCAGGTGCGGGTCGACCTCACCATCGTCGAGGGTCGCATCGTCTACGACCGCGGCGCCGCGGTCTGA
- a CDS encoding ABC transporter ATP-binding protein — MTVTTQAAIRIDGVSRTFVSKRGETVQALDHISFDVDEGEFVSIVGPSGCGKSTLLKIIAGLIPASAGHVLIGGQPVAGPRSDIGFVFQQPVLLPWRTVKANVMLPVEVLKLDRRDGERRAADLLETVGLSNFANHYPMELSGGMQQRVGIARALVHDPVLLLMDEPFGALDAMTREHMTLELLNIWSAYRKTVLFVTHSIAEAVFLADRVVTMTARPGRVAEVVTIDLPRPRDLALMNTPEFGRYVSHIRALLNARGGLD; from the coding sequence GTGACAGTCACCACCCAGGCCGCGATTCGGATTGATGGTGTCTCGCGGACGTTCGTCTCCAAACGCGGTGAGACCGTACAAGCGCTGGATCACATCTCGTTCGACGTCGACGAGGGCGAGTTCGTCAGCATTGTGGGTCCAAGTGGTTGCGGCAAGAGCACGCTGCTCAAAATCATCGCGGGCTTGATCCCAGCGAGTGCCGGTCATGTGTTGATCGGGGGGCAGCCCGTAGCCGGCCCGCGATCAGACATCGGCTTCGTCTTCCAGCAACCGGTTCTGCTGCCATGGCGGACCGTCAAGGCGAACGTCATGCTCCCGGTCGAGGTGCTCAAGCTTGACCGCCGGGATGGAGAGCGCCGCGCCGCCGACTTGCTGGAAACCGTCGGCCTATCCAACTTCGCGAATCACTACCCGATGGAGCTGTCCGGGGGGATGCAGCAGCGCGTCGGCATCGCACGGGCGCTCGTTCATGATCCGGTCCTCTTGTTGATGGACGAGCCGTTCGGGGCGCTCGACGCCATGACGCGTGAGCACATGACCCTCGAGCTGCTCAATATCTGGAGCGCGTACCGGAAGACGGTCCTCTTCGTGACACATAGCATCGCCGAGGCGGTGTTCCTCGCCGACCGAGTGGTGACGATGACGGCACGACCCGGACGTGTTGCGGAGGTGGTGACGATCGACCTTCCTCGTCCCCGTGACCTGGCGCTGATGAACACGCCGGAGTTCGGCCGATACGTCTCGCACATCCGTGCGCTCCTGAACGCGCGCGGTGGACTCGACTGA
- a CDS encoding creatininase family protein, which translates to MAQDSGALMLADLSWPEIRDIRNQVELVLLPVGSNEQHGPNLAVKMDIAASTEFCRRASARMAPRVAVAPPVPWGVSFHHMNFPGTITLSTETFVQVLVEVIASLHHHGFERFLIVNGHGGNIPAMGVAVVRAREELDVPFVGACSYFSFPDPEIAKRHVTSEVTGHACEVEVATAMELVPDVVKRDALAPGELTELAREFRREAQKYNVSIPYRFDQITRNGALGDATKATPEFGRELVESALDNFVRFCENLIAANPV; encoded by the coding sequence ATGGCCCAAGATAGTGGTGCTCTGATGCTGGCTGACCTGTCCTGGCCCGAGATCCGGGACATTCGCAATCAGGTCGAGCTGGTGCTACTCCCGGTCGGCTCGAACGAGCAGCATGGACCGAACCTGGCCGTGAAGATGGACATCGCCGCGTCCACGGAGTTCTGCCGTCGCGCCTCAGCCCGCATGGCACCGCGGGTGGCCGTCGCCCCGCCCGTGCCGTGGGGCGTCTCGTTCCACCACATGAACTTCCCGGGCACCATCACCCTCTCGACTGAGACGTTTGTCCAGGTGCTGGTCGAGGTCATCGCCTCGCTCCACCACCACGGGTTCGAGCGATTCCTGATCGTCAACGGCCACGGCGGCAACATCCCCGCGATGGGCGTCGCCGTCGTCCGCGCCCGCGAGGAGCTGGATGTCCCATTCGTCGGGGCCTGCTCCTATTTCTCGTTCCCCGACCCGGAGATCGCCAAGCGCCACGTCACCTCGGAGGTCACCGGACACGCCTGCGAGGTCGAGGTCGCGACGGCGATGGAGTTGGTGCCCGACGTGGTCAAGCGGGACGCCCTGGCGCCTGGGGAACTGACGGAGTTGGCCCGGGAGTTCCGCCGCGAGGCGCAGAAGTACAACGTCAGCATCCCGTACCGCTTCGATCAGATCACGCGTAACGGTGCGCTCGGAGACGCCACCAAGGCCACGCCCGAGTTCGGCCGAGAGCTCGTCGAGAGCGCGCTCGACAACTTCGTCCGCTTCTGCGAGAACCTGATCGCGGCTAACCCGGTCTAG
- a CDS encoding CorA family divalent cation transporter — protein MSTRGAGNSDWIASRVDAMRDALDSRTSDQINRRVYVLTIVSTIVLPLSLVTGLFGSNIGVRDGNVLSAGHPVWFLALCGRLALLGWATSASVHRIRYL, from the coding sequence ATGTCGACGAGGGGAGCCGGGAACTCCGACTGGATCGCCAGCCGTGTCGACGCCATGCGCGACGCCCTCGACAGCCGCACCTCCGACCAGATCAACCGCCGGGTGTATGTCCTGACGATCGTTTCCACCATCGTCTTGCCGCTGTCCCTCGTCACGGGTCTGTTCGGATCCAATATCGGCGTACGGGATGGGAATGTCCTCAGCGCCGGCCATCCGGTCTGGTTCCTCGCCCTGTGCGGCAGGCTCGCGCTCCTGGGCTGGGCAACCTCGGCCTCCGTCCACCGCATCCGCTATCTTTGA
- a CDS encoding ABC transporter permease, with the protein MASRSLAEQPRRAASLRRYMLRNRPEILLVPTIFVLIVAVWELLVKLLAVPIYILPPPTEIWRAFRDGLGSGSLVEHTWVTLQEVLLGFAVGSVAGLVVGVIVTRFRLVERTVYPYVVAFQTVPKVALAPLIVTWFGFGMTSKVVTTALIAFFPLLVNVIAGLQSVDQDRIDLLRSVNASEWQIFRMVRFPSALPFIFAGLDVAIVFSVIGAIVSEFVGARAGLGYLIQVNNYNLNVSGTFAVLVVLSVMGLTLHLVVQWVNRRVVFWQRDDRGSVVGA; encoded by the coding sequence ATGGCAAGCCGAAGCCTGGCTGAGCAGCCGAGACGCGCAGCCTCTCTGCGTCGGTACATGCTCCGTAACAGGCCGGAGATCCTCCTTGTCCCGACGATCTTCGTCCTGATCGTGGCTGTCTGGGAACTCTTGGTCAAGCTCCTGGCGGTGCCGATTTATATCCTTCCACCGCCTACGGAGATCTGGCGAGCGTTCCGCGACGGGCTCGGGAGCGGATCGCTCGTCGAGCACACCTGGGTGACGCTTCAGGAAGTGCTGCTCGGGTTCGCAGTCGGCAGCGTAGCTGGCCTGGTGGTGGGGGTGATCGTCACCCGGTTCCGCCTGGTGGAGCGGACGGTGTACCCGTATGTCGTGGCCTTCCAGACGGTCCCGAAAGTGGCGCTCGCACCCCTCATCGTCACGTGGTTCGGATTCGGCATGACGTCGAAGGTCGTGACGACGGCCCTGATCGCGTTCTTTCCGCTGCTCGTCAATGTGATTGCGGGTCTACAGTCCGTTGATCAGGATCGGATCGACCTGCTGCGCTCGGTGAATGCCAGCGAGTGGCAGATCTTCCGAATGGTGCGCTTCCCCAGCGCGCTGCCCTTCATCTTCGCCGGACTGGACGTGGCCATCGTCTTCAGCGTCATCGGGGCGATCGTCAGCGAGTTCGTCGGCGCCCGTGCGGGACTCGGCTACCTCATTCAGGTCAACAACTACAACCTGAACGTCTCCGGTACGTTCGCAGTTCTCGTCGTGCTCTCGGTGATGGGCCTCACGCTGCACCTGGTGGTTCAGTGGGTCAATCGCAGGGTGGTCTTCTGGCAACGGGACGACAGGGGTTCCGTGGTCGGTGCCTAG